TCTTGCAGTGCGAGGCCGAGGTCGCGGGCGGGCCAGTCGCGGGCCAGGATCACGTCGACATCCTGCGCGTCGAGGGCGTGGAGCGCGGCGAATAGCCGGTGGGCGGCCAGCGACGGGTCGTCGAGCGGGGCGAGGCACACCGCGACGATTCGCTCGGCGTCCACAGGCACTTCGTCGCCCGCCGCGACGAGCAGGCCGACGCGCTTGCCGGCGGCGGCCAGCCGGACGGCGGCGGCGCGGATCGTCGCGACGATGTCGCCATCGTTGCCGGTCACGAGGACGAGGCGGGCACGCGGCGCGTAGTGGCGCAGCTGCGTGCCCGGGGACGGCGAGGCGGCGGCGGCAGCCGGGACGGTGCCCGGTGCGATGCCGTCCGGTGCGATGGCGTCGGGCGCGATGGCGTCGGGCGCGATAGCTCGGATCGCCTCGATCGGGATGCCGCCCGGGCGGAGCACGCGGATCGGGTCGGTCGTGCAGTCGACGACGGTCGACTCGACGCCGATCGTGCACGGACCGCCGTCGAGGACGAGGTCGACGCGGTCGCCTAGGCCGGCGATCACGTGGGCGGCGGTCGTCGGGCTCGTGCGGCCGAACGGGTTCGCGCTCGGCGCGGCGATCGGCACGCCGGCAGCGGCCAGCAGGGCGCGCGCGACGGGGTGGGCCGGGGCGCGCAAGGCGACCATGGGCAGGCCCGCGGTGACGATCGGCGGGATGGCGGGGCCGCGGGGGACGACGACGGTGAGCGGGCCCGGCCAGAACGCATCGGTCAGGCGCGCCGCGATGGGCGGCCATGCGGCCGCCAGGGAGCGATCGCTGGCGCCCGCGGCGTCGAGGACGTGGACGATGAGCGGATCGTCGGCGGGACGGCCCTTGGCGATGAAGATCCGCCCGA
Above is a window of Candidatus Avedoeria danica DNA encoding:
- a CDS encoding threonylcarbamoyl-AMP synthase, whose protein sequence is MPRCIVVDAAHPDPAAIAVAARILRAGGLVAFPTETVYGLGANALDADAVGRIFIAKGRPADDPLIVHVLDAAGASDRSLAAAWPPIAARLTDAFWPGPLTVVVPRGPAIPPIVTAGLPMVALRAPAHPVARALLAAAGVPIAAPSANPFGRTSPTTAAHVIAGLGDRVDLVLDGGPCTIGVESTVVDCTTDPIRVLRPGGIPIEAIRAIAPDAIAPDAIAPDGIAPGTVPAAAAASPSPGTQLRHYAPRARLVLVTGNDGDIVATIRAAAVRLAAAGKRVGLLVAAGDEVPVDAERIVAVCLAPLDDPSLAAHRLFAALHALDAQDVDVILARDWPARDLGLALQDRLRRAAQGGTVLADGTAAPVMARS